Genomic DNA from Roseburia intestinalis L1-82:
CTCATAAACACCAAGTGCCGTGGCGTAAATGCAGGCAGATGATACTTCCTTGTCCGAAGAAAATTTCCGGAAGAATACCGGGCACGCCGTCTCCTCAGGAGGGAAATCATGTGTGATCATCTTAGCCTGAAAATCTCCGGTATCAAAAATACCTGTTGTAAAAGCTGTTTCTGCTTTTGCTCTATTTCCATAATTGTCCCAGATTTCGAGAGAAACCTGATACTCCTGTTCTCTGGTAAGCGCTTGTCCGGCATAAGGAACCAGCACAGACTGATCACTCTCAATCTTTCCACTGTCCCAGAAGCATTTTTCTGCACTGCTCACAATCAGATGCCATGCTGTCTGCACCACATTGTTGTCACCTGATGCGATCTTCCATGAAAAGCGGGGAATCTTCACAGCCAGTCCTTTGGGCTGTTCCCTGTATTCTATCCTGAAATCATAAATTTTCATTCTTGTCTTCTCCTTCCTGCCTGTCCATTTCCCTATTACTATTTTCCGCCTATAACTCAAGCCGGCGCTCCGATTCCGACGGAAGCGCCGGCTCTCATAATTACAATGTTTCTTTCAGCTTTGCCTGCTTCTTGATAATATCTGTTTCTTATTTTTCAATGGTCTTTCCTGCTCTGCGCGCAGCGATTTCCTCGCGCATCTTCGGCAGCTTTTCTTCCAGATCGAATTTCAGGAAGATTACAAACATCACAAGGTTGATCACAACCGGAAGATAATTTGAGAATCCATAGATGGAATATATCATGGATGTACTTGCGACTTCCAGCGTGGCATCATATGCACCGATTGCCAGGAACGCCGACAGTATTGCTGCACCAAGGCCATTTCCAACCTTACTGCCAAAGCCGATTGCTCCGCCCGACATTGCCACCAGCTTCTTATCATATTTCCACTCATTGTAATCAATGGTCATGGATGTCAGCACGCCATACAGACTCATCATCGGAATCTGTACAAAGCTGCCTAATAGACCGGTCACCACACAAACTGTAAAGTTCGTCGGTATAAAGCAGCGAATGCCTGCGAGTATCGCCGCTCCTAAGAGCCCGATGGAGATTGTCCTCTTGATTCCAAGTCCAGCAATAATCGGCTTGGATAAGATGAATCCCACTACGGTAGCCAACATACCTGCTGCTCCGATTATTCCGACCAGATTATCATTTCCGAAAATCCATTTACAGTAGTATATACTGCCAGATGCCGCGATACCGCTCGTAACACTTGTGGTCAAGTTAAAGAGCAGGATGATCACCCAGTATTTATTCTTCAGAAGCATTGTCATTGCTTCTTTGAAAGGAACCGGCTCTTCCTCTTCTTCAGCAGCTCCCTCGGTTTCTTCTTCTTCGTAATCACATGCAAATTTGGCTTTGCGGCCGTTATGGCAGCAGATTGCAAACAGAACAAATACCAGTACACCAAGTACCACGCCGTATTTGATCCATGCGGACTGTGTGCCGCCCAGCATATTTGTCACCGGGATCGTGAGAATGGAGATCAGCATTCCAGCGCCATAATTGGCAACCGCACGGAACAGCCCGATACTTCCTCTCTCGCTCAAGCTTCTGCTTCGTACAGTCATAACTGCCGCAAACGGGGTCGCAATAAAGGTATAAAGACCTGCGGACAATACCAGATTCGTAATCAGCGCGTAGATTACGCCCGGAATCTGTCCTGCCTGAATCGGTACGGTAAACATCAGAACCATAATCAAGGCTGCCGGAATAATCTGCGGCAGGATCCATCTGAAATACTTATGGTCGCCTCCTTTTGAATGATCGATAAAATTCCCCGCAATCACATCCGTGAATGCATCAATCACCTTTGAGATTGCCAATACAATACCAACACTTCCGACAGCCAGTCCTACCTTGTCCGTGTAGAAATAATTGAGCTGTCCGACCAGATTCGCCATCAGCCCTAATGCGAGCTGTCCGCCGAGATCTGCCAAATAATCTCTTTTGCGCATTACGCGCCTTGCGCCCTGCTTGTCGTAACGGGGTGCGTTTTTGTCTTTTGCCATCTTTACTCTCCTCCTGTATCATTGATGATAGGTTTACTATACTGTTTTTCTATAGATAATTATTGTAAATTAATTTACAAAATTGTAAATTTCATCCTCGTTTTATTAAAACGTCTATCCTATGCTGCTTAGCATCCTGATAGTCTGGTATCAGCCCGGAATCGCAGATTGAACCGTCAGCATAAACCTCGGCTTTTCCATTCTTAATATGTTCGGGATTGCGGATGATAATATGATAATCCGCACCTCTGAAGTATCTCGTCACTTCTGCCTCTTCCCATTCTTCCGGAAAGCAGGGACTGATCCTAAGCCCTTCATAATCCCGTTTTACACCCAGAATACCTTCATACAGCCCCATCATGCACCATGCGGAAGTTCCTGTTGTCCATGACTGATAGGATTTTCCGTAATATTCCGGGTTCGTGGAATAGCAGTTGGTAAATACATAAGGTTCTGCCCCGGACTTCGCCGACGGGTTCTCTTCGCTGTCAGGCATAATCTTTTTCAGCGTTTTCAGTGCCTTTTCCCCTCTGCCTGTACAGCAATCCATGAGGATCTTAAAGCCGGTAGCATGACAGTACACTCCACCGTTCTCAAAAAGTCCCGGCAGCATACCGGACATCCTTCCCACATGGGCATCATACTCCGGGTACGGCGGCAGATTTAAGGGGAAGCCAAAATCCTGCTCCATGCTGTCCACAGCTTCCAACACGTAGGCCAGCCTTTCTCTGTCCGC
This window encodes:
- a CDS encoding MFS transporter — protein: MAKDKNAPRYDKQGARRVMRKRDYLADLGGQLALGLMANLVGQLNYFYTDKVGLAVGSVGIVLAISKVIDAFTDVIAGNFIDHSKGGDHKYFRWILPQIIPAALIMVLMFTVPIQAGQIPGVIYALITNLVLSAGLYTFIATPFAAVMTVRSRSLSERGSIGLFRAVANYGAGMLISILTIPVTNMLGGTQSAWIKYGVVLGVLVFVLFAICCHNGRKAKFACDYEEEETEGAAEEEEEPVPFKEAMTMLLKNKYWVIILLFNLTTSVTSGIAASGSIYYCKWIFGNDNLVGIIGAAGMLATVVGFILSKPIIAGLGIKRTISIGLLGAAILAGIRCFIPTNFTVCVVTGLLGSFVQIPMMSLYGVLTSMTIDYNEWKYDKKLVAMSGGAIGFGSKVGNGLGAAILSAFLAIGAYDATLEVASTSMIYSIYGFSNYLPVVINLVMFVIFLKFDLEEKLPKMREEIAARRAGKTIEK